The Vitis vinifera cultivar Pinot Noir 40024 chromosome 18, ASM3070453v1 region gctttttctttcactttcattcttttcagttgtttttgctttttgactcCCTTTCGCCCTCCATAgcatcctcttttttttttacagatgAAGAACAGTTCGAAGCGTCAGCCTGAGGTAACTCATCTCTCTACTTTCTCTCTCTGGggttcttgaattttttttttttctcgagGGGGCATTTTCGGATGCTTGAATGGGGATTCTTTTTGCTTGGGATCgtgtgtgtttttttgttttattctctGGGTAACCGGGCAAATTTGCAGAGAAGTTGGGCTGAACTCTGTTGTTTGGGTTGCACGTGCCTGCAGGCCTTTTGGCCGAGGATTGTGATGCGCAAATGGCTCAACATCAGTGCCAGGGAGTCAGATTACAGTGCAGATACCGAGGAAGAGGACAGCGACTCCGGGGATTCCGATACTGAAGGTGTGTTAGCCAACTGcgtcattttaatttttatgcttCTGTTTGGCTTGTTGGAAAATTTGGGTTTCGGCGGTTCTTGTGGATGTGACTGTTATTATTGGtcttttattttaacttttgagGAACCCCATTTGGGATTTGGGTCTGATTGCAAAGTGGTTTTTTGCAGATTTTGGTCAATGGGGGAGAGAATCTCGGTTTCGAAATGACCGAGGGGATGGCGTTTCAATTGATCCTAATGGTAATGTGTGTAGTTTGGAGCTTgggttttggtttttaaaattttggtgttaatttatttactttttggTGAATTTCAGTTTCCATAGTCTTAAAATAGGTTCAGAATGTAGTATGGTTTAGGAGAGGCACTTGTATTTTGATTctgaaaatagtagaatttaaTTTGGAGATCATTACAGGGTCTGTTTGGTCTCTTGGAATTTAAACCTTCAAATTGTAGGTCCAATTGTAATTCCACCATTAGGTGGTTTTATTATTATACCAATGGATTGCAATTTAATTTTGATCCGAAATTAAACCTGAATGTATGTAGGCAATTCCACAAGAAGTGGTATTTTCTTGAATTCCACATAATTCTGGGCAAAGAAAACTCAGtccataataattttaaattttctggGACAATATTTAATACCATTAATCACTTATAGTTTTATGTATCTGAGCtggttcattttatttaatataggGCATTGCAGTAGCTGTACTAAATTAATTTACTGTGGGAGTAAGGTACTTATGCATAAACATTCTTTCCTTATCTAGTTGAAGAATTCTTCAAAATAGGACTGACCCTTTCTGGATGATACATTTTGATTGGCCATTGTGGTATTATctctttacttttaatttatgtaAGTAATTCGGGAACAGTTGTATATATTTCTATTCAGGGAGAGATGCCTGGGCTCCACGTGTAAACAAACTCGTTCCATAGCATTAGATATGAgtcaatttaaaattcatttgtattttttccttcctgatgattccattttttatGACAGACTTGTGATTTCAAAGTTCCATGGCaattgaaatgaaatattttcatttccattaagTTTCTAAAATAGCTCGtgtttttatattcttttgttAGCCTTTAGCCTATTATTCACCAACCACCATTTATAGGCATCATCTATGCTGCTTAATCTCAAAAGATGTAATTTTAATTGCAATCTTACTCTCTTGCATTTCCTTTAGTTTTGAACTTTTGTCAGAATTACTTTTATACAGTGCATTTTTCAATACATCTACTTATGGTCTGAATTTCTTGGGATCTCAGATGCTCTACCAAGAAGTAGAAGACGGAAGTCGGAGACTTTCAGGGCTCAGTACATAAACACAAAAGAACTCAGGTATGTCGCTCCTCCCTCATATTTTAATGATACAAGCTGACCTTACAGTTTTTGAACTTGCTTAGCAGGTGTGAATGCCTCTGTTTTGTTGAATCATATCAGTCAATGTGTTTTCACTTCTGTGTCTTTTTATGTTCCTAGAATATGTGTTGGAACATGGAATGTTGGAGGAAAACTTCCATCTGAAGACTTAGATATTGATGAGTGGTTGGACATCGACAATCCTGCTGACATCTATGTGCTGGGGTGAGTGTTTCCTGGATTCATTTTGTAGATTCCTCTAGTCACTTGTGATGATATGCTGTTTtttttgtattcaatttttacTGTACATATATGTGTGATATTTTTTACAATGAGACTGATACTGTCGCAACTAACTTATTTTGTTTCAATCTAGTTTTCTATGTGATGTAGTTTATGATTTCTGCATTTATTTTAGTAGATTCCAAAATGTTGTGTCTTTTTAATCTTTTGTATATATTGTGTCTACCTGCAAATTCTTATAGTACATATAAACACACATTCACACTTACAAACATACATAGATACATACCTCCATTTTAAAATGGTGATAAAATGATTACATTTACAGTTTTCAGGAGATTGTACCTTTAAATGCTGGGAACATTTTTGGTGCTGAAGATAGCCGCCCAGTTCCAAGATGGGAAAACATTATTCGTGAAACATTGAATAGAGTTCGACCTATGAAGACAAAGTATAAATGCTATAGTGATCCTCCTTCTCCATCAAGGTTCAAGCCATCTGATGATGTCCCAGACATAGAAGAAGATATACTGCTTGAAACTGATAGTGATGGTGATGAGGTAGTTCATCCATTGGATGAAGAAACTGTTGGTTTTGATGAGACCGGGGATAGACCAGTCACAGGAGACAAAATGTTCATGGATTCGGAAGTATCAGACTCTACTGAGGGTCCCAAATCAGACTCTACTGAGGGTCCCAAATCAGACACATCTATGGAACAAGATCTACAGAGGCAATTTTCTTCTCCAAAGAGGCTGGATAGGTTGAATTGCCTTCGGACAGAAGATTATATGGGAAATGCAGGTGCCCAATCCAATGGGACATTAAACAAGGTACTCAGTGGGCCATCTGTTGCCCAATCCAATAGGATATTAACCAGAACATTCAGTGGATCAGAAAGGATTGGTTTGAGCTGGCCAGAACCTCCATTAGACTTGCTAGCTCAGCGTGTTTTAGAGAGACCGAATTCCTTTAAGGCGATTAAATCTTTCAAAGCGTACAGGTCATTCAGAACATGTAATTCTTTCAAGTCATTTACAAATGATGATCAACGAGTGCCACCAGAAATAGCCTTTCTTGCACAACTTGACCTTGAATCACTTATGCACCGGAAAAGAAGATCGTGTTTTGTAAGGATAGTAAGCAAGCAAATGGTTGGGATCTTCCTTACTATATGGGTTCGAAGAAGCTTGCGTAAGCATATTCAGAACCTAAAGGTATCTACTGTTGGAGTCGGTGTTATGGGCTACATTGGTAACAAGGTctgtttctttttgtaattctTGTCTTGGGGTTATTTGAGTATTTGATGCTAATGTCTAATTTGTTCTGTTGGTTTTCTCTTTCTCATTTGCCCTGATACACAATAAGTTTGCAAAGTTGCTTATTAAGTTATAATGCACAATATTATTTAGTTGTTGAATGAACAAAACAATCTTAATTGGTAGTGAATGATAACCTCCCATATATTAGTCTCATAAGAAGGTGTGGTGCATTTCTTGCCATTTTTTCAACACCTGCAATATGAGCAGAGATCTGAACGTGAAAAGAATGAGATCAACAATTACAAAATAACACTAGCTCTGTCAGGATAAATTTACTAATCAGGAGATActccaaaaaaattatagaattcaTTCATGAATCTTACTTTGGTATTCCTCTTTATCCAGGGTCATATTTTCTGTTAGGCCATGCACCaacattttgttttgttaaacCCGCCTCAAAAGGTTGTACCATTAGTCAACTCTTCTGCACATAGAGAGGGAGACAGACAAAGCTGACAGACAAACAAATGGGAAACAAATAAGACTTCTAAGAAACAGAAAAATAGGGCCCTGATTCCATATCAGACCACAACTTCCCATGAAAGAATAAGCTATTGAGAGGTGAAACAACAATGCATATCAAGCCAACACTTCTGTCAGTACAtcaatctct contains the following coding sequences:
- the LOC100250966 gene encoding type IV inositol polyphosphate 5-phosphatase 3 isoform X4, which encodes MKNSSKRQPEAFWPRIVMRKWLNISARESDYSADTEEEDSDSGDSDTEDFGQWGRESRFRNDRGDGVSIDPNDALPRSRRRKSETFRAQYINTKELRICVGTWNVGGKLPSEDLDIDEWLDIDNPADIYVLGFQEIVPLNAGNIFGAEDSRPVPRWENIIRETLNRVRPMKTKYKCYSDPPSPSRFKPSDDVPDIEEDILLETDSDGDEVVHPLDEETVGFDETGDRPVTGDKMFMDSEVSDSTEGPKSDSTEGPKSDTSMEQDLQRQFSSPKRLDRLNCLRTEDYMGNAGAQSNGTLNKVLSGPSVAQSNRILTRTFSGSERIGLSWPEPPLDLLAQRVLERPNSFKAIKSFKAYRSFRTCNSFKSFTNDDQRVPPEIAFLAQLDLESLMHRKRRSCFVRIVSKQMVGIFLTIWVRRSLRKHIQNLKVSTVGVGVMGYIGNKGSVSVSMSIYQTFFCFICTHLTAGEKDGDELKRNADVQEIHRRTRFHPVSSIGLPKSILDHERIIWLGDLNYRITLSYEKTRDLISKKEWSKLVATDQLVRELRKGRAFDGWSEGVLNFPPTYKYESNSEKYFGEDPKAGRRTPSWCDRILSYGKGIRLLTYKRSELRFSDHRPVSAAYMAEVEVFSARKLQRALTIMDAEIEDEEILADTGVDVGMNFLRVGKDIYDWER
- the LOC100250966 gene encoding type IV inositol polyphosphate 5-phosphatase 3 isoform X3 gives rise to the protein MKNSSKRQPEAFWPRIVMRKWLNISARESDYSADTEEEDSDSGDSDTEDFGQWGRESRFRNDRGDGVSIDPNDALPRSRRRKSETFRAQYINTKELRICVGTWNVGGKLPSEDLDIDEWLDIDNPADIYVLGFQEIVPLNAGNIFGAEDSRPVPRWENIIRETLNRVRPMKTKYKCYSDPPSPSRFKPSDDVPDIEEDILLETDSDGDEVVHPLDEETVGFDETGDRPVTGDKMFMDSEVSDSTEGPKSDSTEGPKSDTSMEQDLQRQFSSPKRLDRLNCLRTEDYMGNAGAQSNGTLNKVLSGPSVAQSNRILTRTFSGSERIGLSWPEPPLDLLAQRVLERPNSFKAIKSFKAYRSFRTCNSFKSFTNDDQRVPPEIAFLAQLDLESLMHRKRRSCFVRIVSKQMVGIFLTIWVRRSLRKHIQNLKVSTVGVGVMGYIGNKGSVSVSMSIYQTFFCFICTHLTAGEKDGDELKRNADVQEIHRRTRFHPVSSIGLPKSILDHERIIWLGDLNYRITLSYEKTRDLISKKEWSKLVATDQLVRELRKGRAFDGWSEGVLNFPPTYKYESNSEKYFGEDPKAGRRTPSWCDRILSYGKGIRLLTYKRSELRFSDHRPVSAAYMAEVEVFSARKLQRALTIMDAEIEDEEILADTGVDVGMNFLRVGKEAKVMEGKG
- the LOC100250966 gene encoding type IV inositol polyphosphate 5-phosphatase 3 isoform X1; protein product: MKNSSKRQPERSWAELCCLGCTCLQAFWPRIVMRKWLNISARESDYSADTEEEDSDSGDSDTEDFGQWGRESRFRNDRGDGVSIDPNDALPRSRRRKSETFRAQYINTKELRICVGTWNVGGKLPSEDLDIDEWLDIDNPADIYVLGFQEIVPLNAGNIFGAEDSRPVPRWENIIRETLNRVRPMKTKYKCYSDPPSPSRFKPSDDVPDIEEDILLETDSDGDEVVHPLDEETVGFDETGDRPVTGDKMFMDSEVSDSTEGPKSDSTEGPKSDTSMEQDLQRQFSSPKRLDRLNCLRTEDYMGNAGAQSNGTLNKVLSGPSVAQSNRILTRTFSGSERIGLSWPEPPLDLLAQRVLERPNSFKAIKSFKAYRSFRTCNSFKSFTNDDQRVPPEIAFLAQLDLESLMHRKRRSCFVRIVSKQMVGIFLTIWVRRSLRKHIQNLKVSTVGVGVMGYIGNKGSVSVSMSIYQTFFCFICTHLTAGEKDGDELKRNADVQEIHRRTRFHPVSSIGLPKSILDHERIIWLGDLNYRITLSYEKTRDLISKKEWSKLVATDQLVRELRKGRAFDGWSEGVLNFPPTYKYESNSEKYFGEDPKAGRRTPSWCDRILSYGKGIRLLTYKRSELRFSDHRPVSAAYMAEVEVFSARKLQRALTIMDAEIEDEEILADTGVDVGMNFLRVGKEAKVMEGKG
- the LOC100250966 gene encoding type IV inositol polyphosphate 5-phosphatase 3 isoform X2: MKNSSKRQPERSWAELCCLGCTCLQAFWPRIVMRKWLNISARESDYSADTEEEDSDSGDSDTEDFGQWGRESRFRNDRGDGVSIDPNDALPRSRRRKSETFRAQYINTKELRICVGTWNVGGKLPSEDLDIDEWLDIDNPADIYVLGFQEIVPLNAGNIFGAEDSRPVPRWENIIRETLNRVRPMKTKYKCYSDPPSPSRFKPSDDVPDIEEDILLETDSDGDEVVHPLDEETVGFDETGDRPVTGDKMFMDSEVSDSTEGPKSDSTEGPKSDTSMEQDLQRQFSSPKRLDRLNCLRTEDYMGNAGAQSNGTLNKVLSGPSVAQSNRILTRTFSGSERIGLSWPEPPLDLLAQRVLERPNSFKAIKSFKAYRSFRTCNSFKSFTNDDQRVPPEIAFLAQLDLESLMHRKRRSCFVRIVSKQMVGIFLTIWVRRSLRKHIQNLKVSTVGVGVMGYIGNKGSVSVSMSIYQTFFCFICTHLTAGEKDGDELKRNADVQEIHRRTRFHPVSSIGLPKSILDHERIIWLGDLNYRITLSYEKTRDLISKKEWSKLVATDQLVRELRKGRAFDGWSEGVLNFPPTYKYESNSEKYFGEDPKAGRRTPSWCDRILSYGKGIRLLTYKRSELRFSDHRPVSAAYMAEVEVFSARKLQRALTIMDAEIEDEEILADTGVDVGMNFLRVGKDIYDWER
- the LOC100250966 gene encoding type IV inositol polyphosphate 5-phosphatase 3 isoform X5, whose protein sequence is MRKWLNISARESDYSADTEEEDSDSGDSDTEDFGQWGRESRFRNDRGDGVSIDPNDALPRSRRRKSETFRAQYINTKELRICVGTWNVGGKLPSEDLDIDEWLDIDNPADIYVLGFQEIVPLNAGNIFGAEDSRPVPRWENIIRETLNRVRPMKTKYKCYSDPPSPSRFKPSDDVPDIEEDILLETDSDGDEVVHPLDEETVGFDETGDRPVTGDKMFMDSEVSDSTEGPKSDSTEGPKSDTSMEQDLQRQFSSPKRLDRLNCLRTEDYMGNAGAQSNGTLNKVLSGPSVAQSNRILTRTFSGSERIGLSWPEPPLDLLAQRVLERPNSFKAIKSFKAYRSFRTCNSFKSFTNDDQRVPPEIAFLAQLDLESLMHRKRRSCFVRIVSKQMVGIFLTIWVRRSLRKHIQNLKVSTVGVGVMGYIGNKGSVSVSMSIYQTFFCFICTHLTAGEKDGDELKRNADVQEIHRRTRFHPVSSIGLPKSILDHERIIWLGDLNYRITLSYEKTRDLISKKEWSKLVATDQLVRELRKGRAFDGWSEGVLNFPPTYKYESNSEKYFGEDPKAGRRTPSWCDRILSYGKGIRLLTYKRSELRFSDHRPVSAAYMAEVEVFSARKLQRALTIMDAEIEDEEILADTGVDVGMNFLRVGKEAKVMEGKG